One genomic region from Lathamus discolor isolate bLatDis1 chromosome 9, bLatDis1.hap1, whole genome shotgun sequence encodes:
- the LOC136019229 gene encoding uncharacterized protein LOC136019229, translating into MGGGGGEWLSAALAAAILWPKRGTAGVGDCGVGGACQSLRKASAPLGSLREAPPSTGDRCRPWLPSESFGSARVPPRGPAPRGRPLPSSAPFGKLRLRSGPCGRPRSLLESCGSAGVRVAPRLSQRSRHLTVPACHPPFPPITLHNWERLGTARLGSARHGSARLGTARHGSARLGSARHGSARLGSARLGSARLGTARLGTARLGTARLGSARHGSARLGSARLGTARLGTARLGTARLGSVRCPDVGTAAGGKGGAWRGAGHGSLLPSCGQTSVLQVLEMGGAELPCFRTAVDCHPDRAEDFGFSAWIHLASKQEWTDEHLAVLQHTVYSVSATPVKE; encoded by the exons atgggggggggtggcggtgagtggctcagtgcggcgctagctgctgccatcctgtggccaaagcgcggtactgcaggtgttggagacTGTGGGGTGGGCG gcgcctgtcagtcactcaggaaagcttcggctccgctcgggtccCTCCGCGAGGCCCCCCCCTCCACGGGCGACCGCTGCCGCCCTTGGCTCCCTTCGGAAAGCTTCGGATCCGCTCGGGTCCCTCCGCGAGGCCCCGCACCCCGCGGGCGGCCGCTGCCGTCCTCGGCTCCCTTCGGaaagcttcggctccgctcgggtccCTGCGGGAGGCCCCGCTCCCTTCTGGAAAGCTGCGGCTCCGCTGGTGTCCGAGTGGCTCCGAGGTTGTCCCAGAGGAGCCGACACCTAACAGTGCCCGCTtgtcaccctccatttcctcccattaccctCCATAACTGGgaacggctcggcacggctcggctcggctcggcacggcacggctcggctcggctcggcacggctcggcacggctcggcacggctcggctcggctcggcacggctcggcacggctcggctcggcacggctcggctcggcacggctcggcacggcacggctcggcacggctcggctcggcacggctcggctcggctcggcacggcacggctcggcacggctcggctcggcacggctcggcacggctcggctcggcacggctcggctcggcacggcacggctcggctcagTTCG GTGTCCAGACGTCGGTACTGCAGCTGGTGGGAAGGGTGGGGCATGGCGTGGCGCGGGGCACGGGTCGCTGCTGCCCTCCTGTGGCCAAACctcggtactgcaggtgttggagatggggggggcag AACTGCCCTGTTTCCGCACCGCCGTGGACTGCCATCCAGACAGAGCAGAGGATTTCGGCTTTTCTGCCTGGATTCATCTTGCATCTAAGCAAGAATGGACAGATGAACACCTAGCagttcttcagcacacagtctaCAGCGTATCAGCTACCCCGGTGAAAGAGTAA
- the GCNA gene encoding germ cell nuclear acidic protein — MERAALEAARDGAPPQQRRLQACWAGEGRGKGPAAATPPQGQCGAGPRSGGRSSSSCDGGSCCGLASGGSSAGRESHALYVSSSSDDEFEIAVLVAVCHILARMKTPKSISKKAYVSLKDSIDDLDDFCLDLKVRKSPTKHGQKDLQTTKKWMPSGKKNSCCQELQYPEASSDTDDSVFVESDYQKGGVKDLKEIQKCIKFPPPQNLRESISRGSPDLQLRRRERSCEKSTENKVPTVALQQSTEIKSDSSDGEFESLIEQIRKESIPQNPILGTNKTVHQPSTRENNKSPCEDSQPLKGMGVKTPRPNAISLQETPSRIMASARIPRNKLVSCSQSANTEERLRVCSVAGCFLQDLSNPGSHYVRYFKKNKEELAWKLYCLYNSTIFDQKLPDKMEIIWNKKMRKTAGYCVTGQTEGPEAKRYARIELSEKVCDSADRLRDTLLHEACHAATWLINGVRDGHGRFWRYYANKSAVIHPELPIVARCHSYEINYKFIYECVLCKATTGRHSKSLDTERFVCAFCGGQLVLSRPTQKGAIPARTRLMPFAKHVEENYALTKREQPGLSPAEDMQELGADFAVKTRLQDSM; from the exons ATGGAGAGGGCGGCG ctcgAGGCGGCACGGGACGGGGCTCCGCCGCAGCAGAGACGCCTGCAGGCCTGCTGGGCCGGTGAGGGCCGCGGGAAAGGCCCCGCCGCTGCCACACCCCCCCAGGGTCAGTGCGGGGCCGGGCCCCGCTCCGGCGGccgctcctccagctcctgcgaTGGGGGCTCCTGCTGTGGTTTGGCTTCGGGCGGCAGCAGCGCCGGGAGAGAGAG CCATGCCCTGTACGTCTCTTCAAGCAGTGATGATGAATTTGAAAT TGCAGTGTTGGTAGCCGTATGCCACA ttttagctAGAATGAAAACTCCAAAATCTATTTCAAAAAAGGCATATGTGAG tTTGAAGGACTCAATCGATGATTTGGATGATTTCTGCTTGGACTTGAAAGTGAGAAAAAGTCCAACAAAGCATG GACAGAAGGATCTTCAGACCACGAAGAAGTGGATgccttctggaaagaaaaacagttgcTGTCAAGAACTGCAGTATCCAGAGGCTTCAAGTGACACTGATGATTCTGTCTTTGTAGAATCTGACTACCAAAAAGGGGGAGTAAAAGACCTGAAAGAGATTCAGAAGTGCATAAAATTCCCACCTCCACAAAATCTGAGAGAGTCAATCTCCAGAGGCAGTCCAGACTTGCAACtcagaaggagagaaaggagctgtgaaaaaagtacagaaaataaagtGCCAACTGTGGCATTACAACAAAGTACAGAGATAAAATCAGATAGCTCGGATGGTGAATTTGAATCATTAATAGAACAGATAAGGAAAGAAAGTATACCTCAAAACCCTATCTTAGGCACAAATAAAACTGTCCATCAACCAAGCACAAGAG AAAATAACAAGTCACCCTGTGAAGATAGCCAGCCTTTGAAAGGGATGGGAGTCAAGACACCAAGGCCAAATGCCATTTCACTTCAAGAAACACCTTCCAGGATAATGGCTTCTGCAAGAATTCCTAGGAACAAATTGGTCAGTTGCTCACAATcagcaaatacagaagaaag GCTCAGGGTGTGCTCAGTTGCTGGCTGTTTCTTGCAAGATCTCTCAAATCCAGGTTCCCACTATGTGaggtattttaagaaaaataaagaggagTTGGCATGGAAACTCTACTGCCTGTATAATAGCACCATCTTTGACCAGAAG TTACCAGACAAAATGGAAATAATCTGGaataagaaaatgagaaaaacagcaGGATATTGTGTAACTGGGCAGACAGAAGGTCCTGAAGCAAAGCGTTACGCTCGTATAGAACTTTCTGAGAAAGTCTGTGACTCTGCAG ATCGTCTTCGAGACACGCTACTGCATGAAGCTTGCCATGCAGCCACCTGGCTGATCAATGGTGTTCGCGATGGACATGGACGATTCTGGAGATACTATGCCAATAAATCAGCTGTGATTCATCCAGAACTGCCGATAGTAGCACGTTGCCACAGCTATGAGATTAATTACAAATTCATCTATGAGTGTGTTCTGTGCAAAGCTAC gaCTGGACGTCATTCCAAGTCTCTGGACACAGAGCGCTTTGTGTGTGCATTCTGTGGGGGGCAGCTGGTCCTGAGTCGGCCCACGCAGAAGGGTGCCATTCCTGCTAGGACACGTCTAATGCCCTTTGCAAAGCATGTGGAAGAAAACTATGCACTTACTAAGAGAGAGCAGCCTGGGCTGAGTCCTGCAGAAGACATGCAGGAACTCGGTGCTGATTTTGCTGTAAAAACTAGGCTTCAAGATTCCATGTAA